A section of the Rubritalea squalenifaciens DSM 18772 genome encodes:
- a CDS encoding ABC transporter ATP-binding protein, with the protein MISINNLTKSFTKGKVTITPLKELSLNVETGEFLALMGPSGSGKTTLLNMIAGIDSPSSGSLEVSGRDIAKLSRSALTKWRSEHVGYIFQLYHLVPVLTAFENIELPLLLTKMSKAERKEKVLAALELVGLQDRANHRPTELSGGQEQRVAIARAIVHDPDLLVADEPTGDLDRESADSILGLLRALAADHSKTIIMVTHDPKAAAAAHRTLHLEKGQLVDEPEPIEKVR; encoded by the coding sequence ATGATCTCCATAAACAACCTCACCAAATCATTCACCAAAGGTAAAGTGACCATCACCCCCCTGAAGGAGCTTTCCCTCAATGTCGAGACGGGTGAATTCCTCGCCCTGATGGGGCCATCAGGCTCTGGAAAGACCACCTTGCTGAACATGATCGCGGGAATTGATTCACCCAGCTCTGGTTCGCTAGAGGTCTCAGGCAGAGACATAGCCAAACTATCGCGTTCAGCCCTGACCAAGTGGCGATCCGAGCATGTGGGCTATATTTTCCAGCTCTATCATTTGGTCCCTGTACTGACTGCCTTTGAAAATATCGAACTCCCTCTCCTTCTCACGAAGATGAGCAAAGCCGAGCGCAAAGAGAAAGTCCTCGCCGCGCTGGAGCTCGTTGGTTTACAGGACAGAGCGAATCACCGCCCTACCGAGCTATCCGGAGGACAGGAACAACGTGTCGCGATCGCCCGCGCCATAGTGCATGACCCCGACTTGCTGGTAGCTGACGAGCCGACCGGAGATCTTGATCGCGAATCAGCTGACTCGATCCTCGGACTCCTTCGCGCTCTAGCAGCGGATCATAGTAAGACCATCATCATGGTAACCCATGATCCGAAGGCTGCTGCAGCGGCTCACCGCACTCTTCATCTCGAAAAAGGCCAACTGGTCGATGAGCCTGAACCAATCGAAAAAGTCCGATGA
- a CDS encoding ABC transporter permease, with protein sequence MKFFLLALKNVTRHRIRSLLTVLGVAAGMFLFTSVETMQFSLAQATEETADDTTLVVYRENRFCPSTSRLPEHYLPVIERIEGVTSVIPIQIAVNNCGASLDVITFRGIPPERLKKYNPELQIISGSYDNFLKRSDAALVGEQFAKRRGLSPGQNFEAVGVNVYVAGIISSQSPQDNNVAYVHLPFLQQASKIGLGIVTQFNVKVSSASKLDAIAKQIDDTFSSDQQPTNTRPEKAFFADTAKQMIQLIGFTRWLGLGAVLAVLLLVANAVLLIVRGRVKETAILQTIGYSRFAIAQVVSYEGILLGLIGGLIGVLGSVAFFYLQAFTLGNEGLTLAITPDLAVTLKGLIVALLLSLVASIYPAWKATSKPLAESLKH encoded by the coding sequence ATGAAGTTTTTTCTATTAGCACTGAAGAACGTTACCCGGCATCGGATCAGGTCTCTCCTCACCGTGCTCGGGGTAGCAGCTGGTATGTTTCTTTTCACCTCGGTTGAAACCATGCAGTTCTCGCTGGCTCAAGCCACGGAAGAAACCGCGGATGACACCACGCTGGTCGTCTATCGCGAGAACCGTTTCTGCCCGTCCACATCACGTTTACCTGAGCACTACCTTCCTGTCATTGAGAGAATTGAGGGCGTCACCAGTGTCATCCCTATCCAGATCGCCGTCAATAACTGCGGTGCCTCTTTGGATGTGATCACCTTCCGTGGCATCCCTCCAGAACGACTGAAAAAGTATAACCCGGAACTCCAGATCATCTCAGGATCCTATGATAATTTCCTGAAGCGATCCGATGCAGCGCTGGTAGGCGAGCAATTCGCCAAACGACGAGGCCTTTCCCCCGGACAGAACTTCGAAGCCGTCGGTGTCAATGTCTACGTGGCTGGCATCATCAGCTCTCAATCACCGCAGGATAACAACGTGGCCTACGTCCACTTACCCTTCCTCCAGCAAGCCTCAAAGATCGGCCTGGGTATCGTCACGCAATTCAATGTCAAAGTGAGCTCTGCCAGCAAGCTGGATGCAATCGCCAAACAAATCGATGACACCTTTAGCTCCGATCAGCAACCGACTAACACTCGTCCAGAAAAAGCCTTCTTTGCTGATACCGCCAAGCAAATGATCCAGCTCATCGGCTTCACTCGCTGGCTTGGTCTGGGAGCCGTACTCGCCGTACTCCTTCTCGTCGCCAATGCTGTGCTTCTCATTGTGCGTGGCAGAGTCAAAGAGACGGCCATTTTACAAACCATTGGCTACTCACGTTTCGCCATAGCCCAAGTTGTTTCCTATGAAGGCATCTTGCTCGGCTTAATCGGCGGTTTGATTGGAGTCCTCGGCTCAGTGGCCTTCTTCTACTTACAGGCATTCACACTTGGCAATGAAGGTCTCACTCTCGCCATCACGCCGGACCTAGCTGTTACCTTGAAAGGTCTGATCGTAGCTTTGCTTCTTAGTCTCGTAGCCTCCATCTACCCAGCCTGGAAAGCCACTTCCAAACCTTTAGCCGAGAGCCTCAAACACTAA
- a CDS encoding ABC transporter permease, producing the protein MLPFTYALRNLFRDPSRLAQTVGGAALVVLLMVSAAALNHGMTQVLSASGSPNNVIIMGAGSEESIERSEVHLEAEAAAATGIDNTATILGTPAVSGEITYQAPIRTESGKEEPALLRGVLPKALLVHTTVRLLEGTFPNSGEVMVGKLAHRKLGIPENEIAVGKTLYFGNVAHKISGIFSAPGTVLESEIWFDRNDLSTLTQRDTLSAIYARLDSPEDFDNAHVFTLLRNDLELSALREDDYYSKLESFYAPIKIMIWLTVSLVAAGAIFGGLNTLYAAFGSRTREMATLQSIGYTRKALLVSLLQESLLATMTGTLIALLIASLFLEGITVPFSVGTFTLTLSPSVLITGLTTGLLLGTLGALPPAIRTLAPKLNKALRS; encoded by the coding sequence ATGCTTCCATTCACTTACGCACTTAGAAACCTCTTCAGGGACCCTTCCCGTCTGGCCCAGACTGTAGGAGGTGCTGCATTGGTGGTTTTGCTGATGGTGTCTGCGGCAGCGCTAAACCACGGCATGACTCAGGTACTCTCAGCCTCAGGATCTCCCAATAATGTAATCATCATGGGTGCTGGCTCAGAGGAATCCATCGAACGCTCGGAAGTCCATCTGGAGGCAGAAGCTGCGGCAGCCACCGGCATTGACAATACAGCGACTATTCTTGGAACACCTGCCGTCTCCGGTGAGATCACCTACCAAGCTCCCATCAGGACAGAATCAGGGAAAGAGGAACCCGCCCTGCTGCGTGGAGTGCTTCCCAAAGCCCTGCTCGTCCACACGACAGTAAGACTGCTCGAAGGCACCTTTCCAAATTCCGGAGAAGTCATGGTGGGGAAACTTGCACACAGGAAGCTTGGCATTCCGGAGAACGAAATTGCCGTTGGCAAGACCCTCTATTTTGGCAACGTTGCCCATAAGATCAGTGGGATCTTTTCAGCCCCAGGCACCGTGCTGGAATCTGAAATCTGGTTCGATCGCAATGACCTCTCCACCCTAACGCAGCGTGATACCCTATCCGCGATTTACGCACGATTGGACAGCCCGGAGGACTTCGACAATGCTCATGTATTCACACTCCTCAGAAACGACTTAGAGCTCTCAGCTCTGCGCGAGGATGACTACTATTCGAAACTCGAAAGCTTCTACGCCCCTATTAAGATCATGATCTGGCTAACTGTTTCCTTGGTTGCAGCCGGAGCTATCTTTGGAGGTTTGAATACACTCTATGCGGCTTTCGGCTCTCGTACACGCGAAATGGCCACACTCCAGTCCATTGGCTATACGCGCAAAGCTCTGTTAGTTTCACTCCTACAGGAATCTTTGTTAGCCACCATGACGGGCACCTTGATCGCCCTGCTCATCGCTTCACTATTTCTCGAAGGGATCACCGTGCCATTTTCAGTAGGTACGTTTACCCTAACGCTTTCCCCCTCTGTCCTCATCACGGGCTTAACGACTGGGCTTTTGCTCGGCACACTGGGAGCGCTTCCCCCAGCGATACGAACCCTTGCCCCCAAACTCAACAAAGCACTAAGATCTTAA
- a CDS encoding permease has protein sequence MSCCSKPKKEEKPSCCSSGGKKKIDWIFWISLAVIVIAYPLHFFMHGKMETKLGIFTHGVFELINQMWWGVLFGIAALGFIGKVPRELIQNFLGQGGTLRGIARACGAGLLLDLCNHGILMVGAKLYERGASLGQVFAFLIASPWNSLSLTLILWSLVGLKWTLLFILGSAVIAIIAGYLTDKIISNSSLPKNPNTLPHDPDFKLRKEIKERWKQTKFTKQFFFSALKDGVLESKMIIRWLFLGTIMAAGLRAFIQPETFSDWFGPSVLGLVFTLIGATVIEVCSEGSLPIGTDLLNRAGAPGNAFAFLMAGASTDYTEIMVLRETTKSLKLTFLLPILTLPQIILIALMMNAIQ, from the coding sequence ATGTCCTGCTGCTCAAAGCCAAAGAAGGAGGAAAAGCCCAGCTGCTGCTCATCCGGTGGCAAGAAGAAGATTGACTGGATCTTCTGGATTTCCTTGGCCGTCATCGTGATCGCCTACCCGCTTCACTTCTTCATGCATGGCAAGATGGAGACAAAGCTCGGCATCTTCACCCACGGCGTCTTTGAACTGATCAACCAGATGTGGTGGGGGGTACTCTTTGGAATCGCTGCACTCGGCTTTATCGGCAAAGTCCCGCGTGAGCTCATCCAGAATTTTCTAGGACAAGGCGGCACGCTGCGCGGCATAGCCAGAGCCTGTGGTGCAGGCCTTCTGCTAGACCTCTGTAATCATGGCATCCTAATGGTCGGAGCCAAGCTCTACGAGCGAGGAGCCTCATTGGGGCAGGTCTTCGCCTTTCTCATTGCCAGCCCCTGGAACTCACTCTCACTGACCCTGATCCTCTGGTCCTTGGTCGGCCTAAAATGGACCCTTCTATTCATTCTTGGCTCAGCGGTAATTGCGATCATTGCAGGCTATCTAACGGATAAGATCATTAGCAATTCATCCTTACCCAAGAACCCTAACACCCTGCCCCACGATCCAGATTTCAAACTCAGAAAAGAGATCAAAGAACGATGGAAGCAGACCAAATTCACCAAGCAGTTTTTCTTCTCCGCACTCAAAGACGGCGTACTTGAATCCAAGATGATCATTCGCTGGCTTTTCCTAGGTACAATCATGGCCGCGGGCCTTCGCGCCTTTATCCAGCCGGAAACATTTTCCGATTGGTTCGGCCCCTCTGTACTCGGATTAGTCTTCACCCTCATTGGCGCCACTGTCATCGAGGTGTGCTCTGAAGGCTCCTTACCGATCGGCACCGACCTACTCAACCGCGCAGGCGCACCTGGTAACGCCTTTGCCTTTCTGATGGCTGGAGCCTCCACCGACTACACCGAAATCATGGTGCTGCGTGAAACCACCAAGTCCCTCAAGCTTACATTCTTGCTACCCATACTTACACTTCCCCAGATCATTCTCATCGCCCTGATGATGAATGCTATCCAATAA
- a CDS encoding TonB-dependent receptor, with protein MKQTLHLKLLPLLAVTGGLHADEDLPKDPIYQLEESVITANSNPVDAPGTRPELYRDDFAVWEPTDAADLLRYFPNVNVNKPAIGSDESLIAVRDQSALANGRLWVLVDGFPISNPLRAGAAGAPRLNLVDPQTIDSVELQYGPFSAAYGGYASAGVIHYRTLPVDQRAVEAGIRYFWHDFDLYGTDDVYEGYRTNFRVSERIGDWGFGISGSYLEEEGNPQRFFTTTNFGPEPGGPPTPVTGAYLDKNPEGEERLVYGSQGTRQTTVGTVALDLEHYFETATLRWTSRYSERKSVADDPESYLTHANTGQPVNSGNAVFEGRPFRINPGLAGSETRRESEWLNGLGLSGDLPRDWTYDLTLSAFQILESVNENANRITETPDAYWLNGKATFSKSEIFGHETLDGYVGYEWTRGVLENLNLNGDGSFDQRTGGQTDVHALFATLGWQIADNWKAIAGLRAERWVSSDGFADYTVTSLPPGPPVTSIERDRYEDREETGLSPKFTLEYEINSEDRLSLNLAHTYRFPLVQELYRLEEDVDGTLILSNPDLQPEVSDSIELSWIRNLEKGRVRLTFFQNTTEDAILQQFVDPSGPSGPGLPPPPRQPPSYNNIDEVKTYGLEAFVLRRDFLIPRLEASFGAGWMHSEIERYDTNPTVEGNEYPGVPKWRANASLRYRWSENLETAIGGRYQSHIFERIDNADTKNTYQAVGERLIFDLSAQYRFDSGISLNARIDNLFDEIAYTNRPERQRTFSIGAEWRY; from the coding sequence ATGAAACAGACCCTACACCTCAAACTTTTACCTCTGCTTGCTGTAACAGGTGGGCTCCATGCAGATGAAGATCTACCCAAAGATCCGATCTACCAATTGGAAGAGTCCGTCATCACGGCCAATTCAAATCCAGTGGATGCGCCAGGCACCAGGCCTGAGCTCTACCGCGATGATTTCGCGGTATGGGAGCCGACTGATGCGGCTGATCTGCTGCGCTACTTCCCCAATGTCAATGTGAACAAGCCGGCTATCGGCTCGGACGAGTCGCTTATCGCAGTGCGCGATCAAAGCGCACTGGCCAACGGTAGGCTCTGGGTACTGGTCGACGGCTTTCCTATCTCCAACCCACTTAGGGCGGGTGCGGCGGGGGCGCCCCGTCTCAATCTCGTAGATCCACAGACAATTGATTCTGTGGAATTACAGTATGGTCCTTTTTCCGCAGCCTACGGTGGTTACGCCTCGGCAGGTGTCATTCACTACCGCACTCTCCCGGTCGACCAGAGGGCGGTAGAGGCTGGCATTCGCTACTTCTGGCATGATTTCGACCTCTACGGAACCGACGATGTGTACGAGGGCTACCGTACCAATTTCCGTGTTAGTGAGCGGATAGGTGACTGGGGATTTGGTATCTCAGGCAGCTACCTCGAGGAGGAGGGTAACCCTCAGCGCTTTTTCACCACTACGAATTTTGGTCCAGAACCGGGAGGTCCGCCGACTCCGGTAACCGGCGCTTATCTAGACAAAAACCCCGAGGGCGAAGAACGCCTTGTCTATGGTTCTCAGGGAACTCGCCAAACCACCGTGGGGACAGTGGCGCTTGATCTGGAGCACTATTTTGAAACCGCCACACTGCGCTGGACGAGCCGCTACTCAGAGCGCAAGTCTGTGGCTGATGATCCGGAAAGTTACCTTACTCATGCTAACACCGGCCAGCCTGTGAACTCAGGAAACGCCGTATTCGAGGGGCGCCCTTTCCGTATCAACCCAGGTCTAGCCGGCAGTGAAACCCGCCGCGAGTCGGAGTGGCTCAATGGCCTCGGCCTTAGTGGAGATCTTCCCCGTGACTGGACATACGACCTCACCTTAAGTGCCTTTCAGATTCTCGAAAGCGTCAATGAAAACGCCAATCGGATCACTGAAACACCTGATGCCTATTGGCTTAACGGTAAAGCGACTTTCTCCAAGTCAGAGATCTTCGGCCACGAAACTCTCGATGGCTATGTCGGCTACGAATGGACACGGGGCGTGCTTGAAAACCTCAACCTCAACGGTGACGGCAGCTTCGACCAGCGTACTGGTGGGCAAACCGACGTCCACGCTTTGTTTGCTACACTCGGATGGCAAATTGCGGACAACTGGAAAGCGATCGCCGGACTTCGTGCTGAGCGCTGGGTCAGTAGCGATGGCTTCGCTGACTATACGGTAACTAGCCTACCTCCTGGCCCCCCGGTTACTTCGATCGAACGCGACCGTTACGAGGATCGCGAGGAAACTGGCCTCTCCCCGAAGTTTACGCTGGAGTATGAGATTAATTCGGAGGACCGCCTCAGTCTCAACCTGGCCCATACTTACCGCTTCCCGCTCGTGCAGGAGCTTTATCGCCTGGAAGAAGACGTGGACGGCACGCTCATTCTCAGCAACCCTGACTTGCAGCCTGAAGTCAGCGATAGCATCGAGCTCTCCTGGATACGCAATCTAGAGAAAGGCCGCGTCCGTCTGACCTTCTTCCAGAACACGACGGAGGACGCCATACTCCAGCAGTTTGTCGATCCTTCCGGTCCATCCGGTCCAGGATTGCCGCCACCTCCGCGCCAGCCACCTTCGTACAACAACATTGACGAAGTCAAAACTTACGGACTCGAAGCCTTCGTGCTCCGCCGTGACTTCCTCATCCCTAGGCTTGAGGCTTCATTTGGTGCAGGCTGGATGCATAGCGAGATCGAGCGCTATGACACAAACCCGACTGTCGAGGGCAACGAATACCCCGGTGTGCCCAAGTGGCGTGCTAACGCTAGCTTGCGCTATCGCTGGAGCGAAAATCTCGAAACTGCCATAGGCGGACGCTACCAGAGCCACATCTTCGAACGTATCGATAATGCCGACACGAAGAACACCTATCAGGCAGTCGGTGAGAGGCTGATCTTTGACCTCAGCGCACAATACAGGTTCGACAGCGGAATCTCTCTGAACGCCCGCATCGATAACCTCTTCGACGAAATAGCTTATACCAATCGCCCCGAGCGCCAACGCACGTTCTCAATCGGCGCGGAGTGGCGCTATTAG
- the bioA gene encoding adenosylmethionine--8-amino-7-oxononanoate transaminase codes for MSRQAISDDKEFCWHPFTRQSEWTAAEHEPLMLVRGEGVWLEDTEGNRYIDGNASIWTNVHGHNHPAINTAIKQQLDQVAHTSYLGFAHPKAGELARKLAGFFEGTELKRTFFSDDGSTAIECALKMAIQYRLQNQEEERTEFVAFINCYHGDTMGAASLGGVDAFFSRFRKFGFPVRFVTSVEELKALEGLERVAGVVIEPMVQGVNQIHVWPESMLRELRDFTEEQGIFLILDEVMTGFGRTGKMFACQHDGVVPDFLCLAKGLTGGYLPMAATMVRESIYEGFLGGAERAFYYGHSYTASQLGCAAALASLEVFEQERTLEILQPKISLLQEALQELKQGSAWVWDVRQCGLVAGIELRQQDGLPFEPAERVGEKVCVAARKHGLLTRAILDTIVVMPPLAINEDEIKLMLKAIEAAITDELGEK; via the coding sequence ATGAGCAGGCAGGCTATCAGTGACGACAAGGAGTTTTGTTGGCACCCATTTACCCGGCAATCCGAATGGACTGCTGCCGAGCATGAACCTCTCATGTTGGTCAGAGGTGAGGGGGTATGGTTAGAAGATACTGAGGGGAATCGCTACATTGATGGAAATGCTTCTATCTGGACCAATGTCCATGGCCACAACCATCCGGCGATTAATACTGCGATCAAGCAGCAGCTTGATCAGGTGGCTCATACGTCCTACCTTGGCTTTGCCCATCCTAAGGCGGGAGAGCTAGCCCGCAAGCTGGCAGGCTTTTTTGAAGGGACCGAGCTCAAACGGACCTTCTTCAGCGATGACGGCTCCACCGCCATCGAGTGCGCTCTCAAAATGGCGATCCAGTACCGGCTGCAGAACCAGGAAGAAGAACGCACCGAATTCGTGGCCTTCATCAATTGCTATCATGGAGATACCATGGGGGCTGCCAGCCTGGGTGGGGTGGATGCCTTTTTCTCGCGATTTCGCAAGTTCGGTTTCCCCGTCAGATTCGTCACTAGTGTGGAAGAATTGAAAGCCCTCGAGGGGCTGGAGAGAGTCGCGGGTGTGGTCATTGAGCCCATGGTGCAGGGGGTGAATCAGATCCATGTCTGGCCCGAGAGTATGCTGCGTGAACTCAGAGATTTTACAGAAGAGCAGGGGATTTTCCTCATCCTGGATGAGGTCATGACTGGCTTTGGGCGGACTGGGAAAATGTTCGCCTGCCAGCACGACGGCGTGGTGCCCGATTTCCTCTGCCTGGCTAAGGGGCTGACCGGAGGTTATCTCCCGATGGCTGCCACGATGGTTCGGGAATCGATCTATGAAGGCTTCCTCGGAGGTGCAGAGCGCGCATTCTATTATGGTCACAGCTACACGGCGAGTCAGCTTGGCTGTGCGGCGGCCTTGGCCAGCCTGGAAGTGTTCGAGCAGGAAAGAACCCTCGAGATCCTGCAGCCTAAGATCAGCCTGCTGCAGGAGGCCTTGCAGGAGCTGAAGCAAGGCAGCGCCTGGGTGTGGGATGTCCGCCAATGCGGCTTGGTGGCCGGCATCGAGCTGCGCCAGCAGGACGGTTTACCATTTGAGCCTGCTGAACGAGTGGGGGAAAAGGTCTGTGTCGCCGCCAGAAAGCACGGACTCCTCACCAGAGCGATTTTGGACACGATTGTTGTCATGCCACCCTTGGCCATCAATGAGGATGAAATCAAGTTGATGCTCAAGGCGATAGAGGCCGCAATCACTGATGAACTGGGAGAAAAATAG